In Nitrospira sp., one DNA window encodes the following:
- the flhB gene encoding flagellar biosynthesis protein FlhB, producing MADSAQNRTEQATPKRKSEARSRGQIALSRDAVMAVSLLGSFGALYWMTPAILNGLRTSLQSWLSRSMEEATHQALSLDHLHVILRQIGLDVFVMLGPVVGGIAVVGVGANLMQTGFLWKKDGFSLDWSRISPMAGFKRLISLRSVTELIKSWLKIFAIGGVGYLAIKQDMMEFISLTQFGMETLLPTVGWATLKAALTMGGAELVLGAADYGYQRFQWERDLRMSRDEIKEESRAAEGDPGVKSKIRSTQREMSRKRMMAAVPKADVIITNPTHLAVALKYDAKAMGAPVVIAKGAGFVAEKIREIGRQHGIMIVENKLVARTLYKLVEVGREVPEDLYRAVAEILAFVYRVRGKLPPT from the coding sequence ATGGCTGATAGCGCGCAAAATCGTACAGAACAGGCGACACCGAAGCGCAAATCCGAGGCGAGATCGAGGGGGCAGATCGCGCTCAGCCGCGATGCCGTCATGGCGGTCTCGCTCTTGGGAAGCTTCGGTGCGCTGTACTGGATGACGCCGGCGATTCTGAACGGTTTGCGCACCAGCTTGCAGAGCTGGCTTTCTCGTTCGATGGAAGAGGCCACCCACCAGGCACTGAGCCTCGACCATCTGCATGTGATTCTCCGGCAGATTGGCTTGGACGTGTTTGTGATGCTGGGGCCGGTCGTGGGCGGCATCGCCGTGGTCGGCGTGGGCGCCAACCTCATGCAAACGGGCTTCCTCTGGAAAAAAGACGGATTCAGTCTGGACTGGTCGCGGATCAGCCCGATGGCAGGATTCAAACGCCTCATTTCGCTCCGTTCCGTCACCGAACTGATCAAGTCGTGGCTCAAAATCTTCGCCATCGGCGGGGTGGGCTACCTCGCCATCAAACAGGACATGATGGAGTTCATTTCCCTGACCCAGTTCGGCATGGAAACGTTGCTGCCGACCGTCGGGTGGGCGACCCTCAAGGCCGCCTTGACGATGGGCGGGGCCGAGCTGGTGCTCGGCGCCGCCGATTACGGCTATCAGCGGTTTCAATGGGAGCGGGATCTGCGGATGTCGCGGGACGAGATCAAGGAAGAAAGTCGCGCGGCGGAAGGAGACCCTGGGGTCAAGTCGAAGATTCGCAGCACCCAGCGTGAAATGTCGCGTAAGCGCATGATGGCGGCCGTGCCCAAGGCCGATGTCATCATTACGAACCCGACGCACCTCGCGGTCGCCCTGAAATACGACGCGAAGGCCATGGGTGCACCGGTCGTGATCGCCAAGGGTGCGGGATTCGTTGCCGAAAAGATCCGCGAGATCGGGCGGCAACACGGCATCATGATTGTGGAAAACAAACTGGTCGCGAGAACCCTGTACAAGCTGGTCGAAGTAGGGCGCGAAGTGCCTGAAGACCTGTACCGCGCGGTCGCGGAGATCCTGGCCTTCGTGTACCGCGTCCGCGGAAAATTGCCGCCCACATAG
- the fliR gene encoding flagellar biosynthetic protein FliR codes for MNAAHTLHLALPQFQAFSILLVRIAGIVSVFPILNTRTIPMPVKAGLVTMLGLVLAPIIQLPSLPADPMVAVVGVGSEFLIGLTIGLAVRLLFSGFQVAGDMIGTQMGFSAIQMIDPMSHQNAPIIAQFQLTLGSLVFLSLNAHLLVVHAIGMSYEFVPPFGAKLSEGIAMDIIQLAQNMLRVALKMAAPVFATLVIVNTVLAVMGRAVPQMNVFVQSFPITIGAGLLAMSLALPFTLSLFEKEFEMLVETILGLLKALGHG; via the coding sequence ATGAACGCCGCACACACCCTGCACCTGGCACTCCCACAGTTTCAGGCCTTTTCCATTCTCCTGGTCCGGATTGCCGGCATCGTCAGTGTCTTCCCGATTCTCAACACCAGAACAATTCCGATGCCGGTCAAAGCCGGGCTCGTTACCATGCTGGGGCTGGTGCTCGCTCCCATCATTCAGTTGCCGAGCCTGCCCGCAGATCCCATGGTCGCGGTGGTGGGGGTCGGCAGTGAATTCCTAATCGGGTTGACGATCGGACTCGCCGTGCGGCTGTTGTTCTCCGGATTTCAGGTGGCCGGAGACATGATCGGCACCCAGATGGGGTTCAGCGCCATTCAGATGATTGACCCGATGAGCCATCAGAATGCGCCGATCATCGCGCAGTTCCAGCTCACGTTGGGATCGCTCGTGTTCCTTTCCCTCAACGCGCACCTGTTGGTCGTCCATGCCATCGGCATGAGTTACGAATTCGTTCCGCCGTTCGGCGCCAAGCTCTCAGAAGGCATTGCGATGGACATCATCCAGCTCGCGCAGAACATGTTGCGCGTGGCCCTCAAAATGGCGGCCCCCGTGTTTGCCACGCTGGTCATCGTCAATACGGTGCTGGCCGTCATGGGTCGCGCCGTGCCGCAGATGAACGTGTTTGTGCAGAGTTTTCCGATCACGATCGGGGCTGGGCTGCTGGCGATGAGCCTCGCCTTGCCCTTCACGCTGTCGCTATTCGAAAAGGAATTCGAGATGCTGGTGGAAACCATTCTCGGATTACTGAAGGCATTGGGCCATGGCTGA
- the fliQ gene encoding flagellar biosynthesis protein FliQ encodes MTIETVTEIGRQAIETCMLVSAPVLGLSLVVGLIVSTFQAMTQINEATLTFVPKVLAVFAATLLFLPWMMGVLITFMTHIITSIPSLIH; translated from the coding sequence ATGACAATTGAAACCGTGACGGAAATCGGGCGTCAGGCGATCGAGACGTGCATGCTCGTCTCAGCCCCGGTGCTGGGACTCAGCCTCGTGGTGGGCTTGATCGTCAGTACGTTTCAGGCCATGACTCAGATCAACGAAGCCACCTTGACCTTCGTGCCGAAGGTCCTGGCCGTGTTCGCCGCGACGCTCCTGTTCCTTCCATGGATGATGGGTGTGCTCATTACGTTTATGACCCACATCATCACCAGCATTCCGTCGTTGATTCACTGA